From the genome of Malus sylvestris chromosome 6, drMalSylv7.2, whole genome shotgun sequence, one region includes:
- the LOC126627174 gene encoding protein SOB FIVE-LIKE 2-like, with translation MESGKVFGGVEECHSSESGWTMYIGSHFEGENDGGMHQEEEDDDGGTNYGGYHKDEESDDSMVSDASSGPSHHHGRPCGKERVAAEKKGKKKPEKEKQTRGGRRKQEEKKDKALLIHGKKR, from the coding sequence ATGGAGtctggaaaagtgtttggaggtGTGGAGGAATGCCACAGCAGTGAGTCCGGGTGGACGATGTACATTGGCTCCCACTTCGAAGGCGAAAACGACGGTGGCATGcatcaagaagaagaagatgatgatggtgGAACAAATTATGGTGGTTATCATAAGGATGAAGAGAGTGATGATTCAATGGTCTCTGATGCATCCTCCGGTCCGAGTCATCATCACGGCCGTCCATGTGGAAAAGAGAGGGTGGCAGCTGAGAAAAAGGGCAAGAAGAAACCAGAGAAGGAGAAGCAAACCAGAGGTGGAAGGAGAAAGCAGGAGGAGAAGAAAGACAAGGCACTGTTGATTCATGGCAAGAAACGATGA
- the LOC126627164 gene encoding serine protease SPPA, chloroplastic-like, which produces MSKLILLHTSYHLTPIHRRACNAVVSPSLFTPSSLRSQCLRLQSISPSPPLSLRSISARAFDSSSPETKEVESKESDGEIVIKTTTADTKEYPSGEFQFEKATAWKSFVVKLRMLTAFPWQRVKKGSVLTIKLRGQVSDQLKSRFSSGLSLPQICENLMKAAYDPRIPGVYLQIESLNCGWGKVEEIRRHILDFKKSGKFVVAYVPACGEKEYYLASACQEIYAPPSAYFSLFGLTVQSSFIRGVLEKVGIEPQVERIGKYKSAGDQLARTTMSEENCEMLTALLDNIYGNWLDVISSTRGKKREDIENFINEGVYQVEKLKEEGWITNIQYDDEVISMLKERLGVQKEKTLPMVDYRKYSKVQQWTVGLSGGKDKIAIIRASGSISRVQGGVSLPGSSIIGEQFIEKIRTVRESKRYKAAIIRIDSPGGDALASDLMWREIRLLAASKPVIASMSDVAASGGYYMAMAADAIVAENLTLTGSIGVVTGKFNLGKLYEKIGFNKEIISRGKYAEVLAAEQRSFRPEEAEIFAKSAQNAYKQFRDKAALSRSMTVDKMEEVAQGRVWTGNDAASRGLVDAIGGLSRAVAIAKLKANIPQDKQVALVELARPSPTLPEILSGIGASLVGVDRTMKEVLQELTFSGGVQARMEGIMFQRLEGASQANPIFSLFKDYFGSL; this is translated from the exons ATGTCGAAGCTCATCCTCCTCCACACTTCCTACCACCTCACCCCAATCCACCGCCGCGCCTGCAACGCCGTCGTTTCGCCCTCTCTCTTCACTCCCTCCTCCCTCCGCTCCCAATGCCTCCGCCTCCAGtccatctctccctctccccctcTTTCTCTGCGGAGCATTTCGGCTCGCGCCTTCGACTCGTCGTCGCCGGAGACCAAGGAAGTAGAATCGAAGGAGAGCGATGGCGAGATTGTGATTAAAACCACAACAGCAGACACCAAGGAATATCCGAGTGGCGAGTTTCAGTTCGAGAAGGCGACCGCGTGGAAGAGCTTCGTCGTCAAGCTCCGCATGCTCACTGCCTTCCCTTGGCAGCGCGTCAAGAAAGGCAGCGTCTTGACCATCAAATTGCGCGGCCAG GTGTCTGATCAGCTGAAGAGTCGATTTTCGAGTGGACTTTCGCTGCCTCAAATTTGTGAGAATTTGATGAAAGCAGCGTACGATCCTCGAATTCCCGGTGTCTATCTGCAAATTGAAAGTTTGAATTGTGGTTGGGGCAAAGTCGAAGAAATCCGAAGACATATCTTGGATTTCAAGaaatcag GTAAATTTGTTGTGGCCTACGTTCCCGCTTGCGGAGAGAAAGAGTATTACCTTGCTAGTGCGTGCCAAGAGATATATGCACCTCCAAGTGCTTACTTTTCTTTGTTTGGGCTCACCGTTCAGTCCTCGTTCATAAGAG GTGTTCTTGAGAAAGTTGGAATCGAGCCACAAGTGGAAAGGATTGGTAAATACAAAAGTGCCGGTGATCAACTTGCGCGCACAACCATGTCCGAAGAGAATTGTGAGATGCTGACAGCATTGCTTGATAATATATATGGGAATTGGCTGGATGTGATTTCTTCCACAAGAG gaaagaaaagagaagataTCGAGAATTTCATTAATGAAGGAGTCTACCAAgtagaaaaattgaaagaagaaGGCTGGATCACAAACATACAATATGATGACGAG GTTATTTCAATGCTGAAGGAAAGACTTggagtacaaaaagaaaaaactcttCCTATGGTCGATTACAG GAAATACTCAAAGGTTCAGCAATGGACTGTTGGATTATCAGGCGGTAAAGACAAGATAGCCATAATTAGAGCATCAGGTAGCATTAGTCGTGTACAAGGCGGTGTAAGTCTTCCTGGTTCTAGTATTATTGGGGAACAGTTCATCGAGAAGATACGCACTGTGAGAG AATCAAAAAGATATAAGGCCGCTATTATTCGAATTGACAGCCCTGGAGGTGATGCCCTTGCTTCTGATTT GATGTGGAGGGAAATCAGACTTTTGGCTGCATCAAAACCTGTCATTGCATCAATGTCGGATGTGGCAGCAAGTGGAGGATACTATATGGCAATGGCAGCAGACGCCATTGTTGCAGAAAATCTAACCTTAACGGGTTCCATTGGAGTTGTGACTG GGAAGTTTAACCTGGGAAAACTGTATGAGAAGATTGGCTTCAACAAAGAAATTATATCAAGGGGAAAATATGCTGAAGTTCTTGCAGCTGAACAACGATCCTTCAG ACCAGAAGAAGCAGAAATCTTTGCTAAGTCTGCACAGAATGCATATAAGCAATTTCGAGACAAGGCAGCTCTTTCCAGATCGATGACT GTAGATAAAATGGAGGAGGTTGCACAAGGGAGAGTTTGGACCGGTAACGATGCAGCTTCACGGGGTTTAGTTGATGCTATTGGCGGACTTTCTCGCGCTGTTGCAATAGCAAAGCTCAAGGCAAATATACCCCAAGACAAACAG GTTGCACTCGTGGAGCTCGCAAGACCCTCCCCGACACTGCCAGAAATTTTAAGTGGCATAGGAGCTAGTTTGGTTGGAGTGGATAGAACAATGAAGGAAGTGCTGCAGGAGTTGACGTTTTCCGGCGGAGTCCAAGCCCGGATGGAGGGAATCATGTTTCAGAGACTGGAGGGAGCTTCTCAGGCCAACCCCATCTTCTCTTTGTTCAAAGATTACTTTGGCTCCCTCTAA
- the LOC126627173 gene encoding basic leucine zipper 43-like translates to MELNESMPIYPTRFFHISHIHVPTHDFSANTSSLGNEAAFDEAGERDMNYERKLKRMISNRESARRSRMRKKKQIEELQYQVDQLHSTNRQLSEKLIQLLEGNQQILQENAQLKERVSSLQIILADLIAPLRIEGDVTVNTNGNQLTAEDSSTP, encoded by the coding sequence atggaGCTAAATGAATCCATGCCGATCTACCCGACCCGATTCTTCCACATCTCTCATATCCATGTTCCAACCCATGATTTCTCAGCAAACACCTCATCTCTTGGCAACGAAGCCGCCTTCGATGAAGCAGGGGAGCGGGACATGAACtacgaaagaaagctcaagAGAATGATATCCAACAGGGAGTCTGCAAGGAGGTCGCGAATGCGTAAGAAGAAGCAGATTGAAGAGCTGCAGTATCAGGTGGATCAGCTCCATTCTACCAATCGCCAGCTCTCGGAGAAGCTCATCCAACTGTTAGAAGGCAACCAACAGATCCTCCAGGAGAATGCTCAGCTGAAAGAGAGAGTCTCTTCCCTTCAAATCATCCTTGCCGATCTCATTGCACCTCTGAGGATTGAGGGAGATGTCACCGTTAACACAAATGGCAATCAGCTTACAGCCGAAGATTCAAGCACGCCATGA
- the LOC126627171 gene encoding uncharacterized protein LOC126627171 has product MASLPSPSSPASPSPSASSSDNSATQPISHSPPNPQVEAGVNNGALDAEEKKPGIISAYFDDLHSASHREKFKKYDADYSRWLTAKYFSKTNLYGGDIFDESVTIHDQVIKSSRWPCTLSYADPVQFLEEQNSFSTFTTTAETSPSISNGKHLVKKSG; this is encoded by the exons ATGGCGAGTTTGCCGTCTCCATCGTCTCCGGCGTCGCCATCCCCCTCTGCTTCCAGCTCTGACAACTCCGCCACTCAACCCATCTCTCACTCTCCTCCAAATCCACag GTTGAAGCAGGAGTCAACAATGGAGCTCTCGATGCCGAGGAGAAGAAGCCTGGTATTATTTCTGCATATTTCGA TGACCTCCATAGTGCGAGCCACAGAGAGAAGTTCAAGAAATATGATGCTGACTATAGCCGTTGGTTGACTGCAAAATACTTCTCAAAAACGAACCTATATGGAG GCGACATCTTTGATGAGAGTGTGACAATACATGATCAGGTTATAAAGTCAAGCAG ATGGCCTTGCACCCTCTCATATGCAGACCCGGTCCAGTTTCTTGAAGAACAGAACAGCTTTTCAACTTTTACTACTACAGCAGAAACCTCGCCTAGCATCTCAAACGGGAAGCACCTAGTAAAGAAGAGCGGTTGA
- the LOC126627163 gene encoding pentatricopeptide repeat-containing protein At1g18485 translates to MASVAVAPPPLSCHSLPTPKVKHFLHPIFPPKPKPLSSLSAAQTTTHHHHQTDSLTFLQDVNNLCDAGNLSEALTLLQAHSHDAVSSSQQGKDAMGTLLQACGRRKDVETGRKVHNLVSASTVFSSDFVLNTRIITMYAMCGSPLDSRSVFDGLKRKNLFQWNALVSGYARNELFVDAIDVFVELISVTEFKPDNFTFPCVFKACGGISDVGLGQVVHGMAVKMGLISDVFVGNGLIAMYGKCGSVEDAAKVFEIMAEKNLVSWNSMICGFSENGLDHESYSLLGKILEGEEALVPDVATLVTVLPLCAGNGEVNMGMMIHSLAVKLGLNQELMVNNALADMYLKCGYSVEAQVLFDKNDKKNVVSWNSVIGGFSREGDVCGTFDLLRKMQMEEEKVKVNEVTILNVLPACLEESELLSLKELHAYSFRHWFIYDELVANAFVAAYTKCGSLNSAELVFHGIETKTVGSWNAVIGGCAQNGDPYKALDLYLQMKYSGLDPDEFSIGSLLLACAHLKHLQHGREIHGFVLRNGLEMDSFIGISLLSVYIHCEKLSSARILFDKTESKISVSWNAMIAGYTQVGLPDKALDLFRQMLSDEILPCEIATMSMFGACSQLSALRSGKELHCFALKARLTEDLFVGCSLIDMYAKSGCIEQSHRVFDRLTKKDVPSWNVIIAGYGIHGHGNKALELFREMLSFGQKPDGFTFIGILTACSHAGLVKEGIEYFNQMQSLYKIEPKLEHYACVVDMLGRAGRLEEALNLIHEMPEEPDTRMWSSLLSSCRSHNNLDMGQKIAEKLLDLEPEKAENYVLLSNLYAASGKWDSVRNVRRKMKEIGLQKDAGRSWIELGGQVYSFVVGDTSLPESGEIKKMWARLEEKISEFGYKPDTGCVLHELGEDEKVEILRGHSEKLAISFGLLKTSRSRTTLRVCKNLRICVDCHNAAKLISKVVEREIIVRDNKRFHHFKHGLCSCGDYW, encoded by the coding sequence ATGGCTTCTGTGGCAgtggcaccaccaccactcTCATGCCATTCTCTGCCTACACCTAAAGTCAAACACTTCCTCCACCCAATCTTccctccaaaaccaaaaccacttTCTTCTCTCTCCGCCGCACAGACaaccacccaccaccaccaccaaacaGACTCTCTCACTTTCCTCCAAGACGTCAACAATCTCTGTGACGCCGGAAACCTCTCGGAGGCTCTGACCCTTCTTCAAGCACACTCTCACGATGCAGTTTCCAGCTCACAGCAAGGGAAGGACGCCATGGGAACCTTGTTACAGGCCTGCGGGCGCCGCAAGGACGTCGAAACCGGACGCAAAGTCCACAACTTGGTCTCTGCGTCGACCGTTTTCAGCAGTGACTTTGTTCTCAACACACGCATCATTACCATGTATGCAATGTGCGGTTCTCCTTTGGATTCCCGCTCAGTTTTCGACGGGCTGAAGAGAAAGAACTTGTTCCAGTGGAATGCGCTTGTTAGTGGGTATGCAAGAAACGAGCTTTTTGTTGATGCCATTGACGTGTTTGTTGAGTTGATCAGCGTTACGGAGTTTAAACCCGATAATTTTACTTTTCCCTGTGTTTTTAAGGCCTGTGGGGGGATTTCGGACGTGGGTTTGGGACAGGTTGTTCATGGGATGGCTGTGAAGATGGGATTGATTTCGGATGTGTTTGTGGGCAATGGGTTGATTGCGATGTATGGGAAATGCGGGTCTGTTGAGGATGCAGCTAAAGTGTTCGAGATAATGGCTGAGAAGAATTTGGTTTCTTGGAATTCGATGATATGCGGGTTCTCGGAGAATGGATTGGATCATGAGAGTTATAGTTTGTTGGGGAAGATTTTAGAGGGTGAGGAAGCTCTAGTACCGGATGTTGCTACTTTGGTGACTGTATTGCCTTTGTGTGCTGGGAACGGAGAAGTAAATATGGGGATGATGATTCACAGTTTGGCAGTGAAATTGGGGCTGAACCAGGAATTAATGGTGAATAATGCGTTGGCGGACATGTACTTGAAATGTGGGTACTCAGTTGAAGCTCAAGTTTTGTTTGACAAGAATGACAAGAAAAATGTGGTTTCTTGGAATTCCGTCATAGGAGGTTTTTCTAGAGAAGGGGATGTATGTGGCACGTTTGATCTTTTGCGAAAAATGCAGATGGAAGAGGAGAAAGTGAAGGTGAATGAGGTCACCATACTGAATGTGTTACCGGCTTGTTTGGAGGAGTCGGAACTTTTGAGCTTGAAAGAACTTCATGCTTATTCATTCAGACATTGGTTTATATATGATGAACTGGTAGCCAATGCTTTTGTTGCAGCGTACACGAAATGTGGGTCACTAAATTCCGCTGAGCTTGTTTTTCATGGTATTGAGACGAAGACAGTGGGCTCCTGGAACGCAGTTATTGGTGGCTGTGCCCAAAATGGAGATCCATACAAAGCTTTAGATTTGTACCTTCAAATGAAATATTCAGGCTTGGATCCTGATGAATTTAGCATCGGTAGCCTCCTTTTAGCTTGTGCCCACCTGAAACATCTTCAACACGGGAGAGAGATTCATGGATTTGTGCTGCGAAATGGGTTAGAAATGGATTCATTCATTGGTATTTCATTACTATCCGTTTACATCCATTGCGAAAAATTATCATCTGCAAGAATATTATTTGATAAGACAGAATCAAAAATTAGTGTGTCTTGGAATGCAATGATTGCCGGTTACACTCAGGTTGGACTTCCTGACAAAGCCCTTGATCTCTTTCGCCAAATGCTGTCTGATGAAATCCTACCTTGTGAAATTGCAACAATGAGCATGTTTGGGGCTTGTTCGCAACTGTCAGCTTTGCGTTCAGGAAAAGAGCTGCATTGTTTCGCTTTGAAAGCTCGCCTCACAGAAGACCTTTTTGTTGGTTGCTCTCTCatagatatgtatgcaaaaagtgGCTGCATCGAACAATCTCATAGAGTTTTTGACCGGTTAACCAAGAAGGATGTGCCTTCATGGAACGTTATAATTGCAGGATATGGAATTCATGGACATGGAAACAAGGCTTTAGAGCTCTTCAGAGAAATGCTAAGTTTTGGGCAGAAGCCTGATGGGTTTACGTTTATCGGAATTTTAACTGCATGTAGCCATGCCGGGTTGGTTAAGGAGGGGATAGAATATTTCAACCAGATGCAAAGCTTGTACAAAATAGAGCCGAAACTAGAGCATTATGCATGTGTGGTGGACATGCTTGGCCGGGCTGGCCGGTTGGAGGAAGCTTTAAACCTCATACATGAGATGCCGGAGGAGCCAGATACTAGAATGTGGAGCTCATTGCTTAGTTCCTGTAGGAGTCATAATAATTTGGACATGGGGCAGAAAATCGCCGAAAAATTGTTAGACTTAGAGCCTGAAAAGGCGGAGAACTACGTGCTGCTGTCTAACTTGTATGCCGCATCAGGTAAATGGGATAGTGTGAGAAACGTGCGGCGAAAGATGAAGGAGATTGGCCTTCAGAAAGATGCCGGACGCAGCTGGATTGAACTCGGAGGGCAAGTTTACAGCTTTGTTGTTGGTGACACATCTCTGCCAGAGTCCGGAGAGATCAAGAAAATGTGGGCAAGGCTAGAGGAAAAGATAAGTGAATTCGGATACAAACCCGACACAGGCTGTGTGCTTCATGAACTGGGAGAAGACGAGAAGGTTGAAATACTGCGGGGACATAGCGAGAAGCTTGCGATTTCATTCGGTTTGTTGAAGACGAGTAGAAGTAGAACAACACTGAGAGTCTGCAAAAATCTGCGGATTTGTGTGGATTGCCACAATGCAGCTAAGCTGATATCGAAAGTTGTTGAAAGGGAGATAATTGTGAGAGATAATAAGCGCTTCCATCATTTCAAACATGGCCTTTGTTCTTGCGGAGATTATTGGTAA